A region of the Oncorhynchus clarkii lewisi isolate Uvic-CL-2024 chromosome 4, UVic_Ocla_1.0, whole genome shotgun sequence genome:
AAGGTGTTCAttgggcttgaggtcagggctctgtgcaggccagtcaatttctaCCACACCCATCTCGacaaaccacttctgtattgacctcgctttgtgcacgatgacattgtcatgctgaaacaggattccccaaactgttgccacaaatttggaagcacagaatcatctagaatgtcattgtatgcgctatcattaagatttcccttcactggaactaaggggcctagcccgaaccatgaaaaacagcccagaccatttttcctcttccaccaaactttacagttggttcTGCATTGGgtcaggtagtgttctcctggcatccgccaaacccagatttgtctgtgggactgccagatggtgaagtgtgagtCATCACTCCAGATtatgcgtttccactgcttttgagtccaatggcggcaagctttacatcaGCTTTacaggcttgtgtgtggctgctctgccatggaaacccatttcatgaagctcccgacgaacagttcttctgctggtgttgcttccagaggcagtttggaactcggtagtgagtgttgcaaccgaggacagacgtttTTTACACGCTAagtgcttcagcacttggtggtcctggtctgtgagcttgtgtggcctaccacttcgctgctGAGCTATTGTTGCTCCTAtacgtttccacttcataataacagcacttaccgtTGATCGGGGCAGCTCTATTGGGGCAGTAATTTGATGACAATCTGACTTGTTAgaatggtggcatcctatgacggtgccacgttgaaagtcactgagctgttcagtaaggccattctactgccaatgtttgtttatggaggttGTATGGCTGTGTGATTGATTTTTATACATGTGGCTGACATAGCTGCATCCACTCATTTTGAGGGGGTGatcacatacttttgtgtgtgtatatatagtgtagctacTCTAACTTGTTAGTAAATCCGctgcaatcatgcagtacagtcacAGTGAGCAGTTACAGGCCCcgatggcaataaattaatacaaccaaAAACTTAGCGCGACTtgagagttccagtgttggatagccagctaGCATCCGTCTGTTTTGAACCAGGTGTctgagtaggctaaactaactAGCTGCATTAAACTGTCTCATGCTTCATTTTAAGAAATTAATTGAACTATCGTCTTTCTGAGTCAACTGCTCACCTCATGTTATGCAGTGCTAGATAGCTGTAGCTTTCAGTACTAGAAGAATTCTCAGATCCTTTGATTGTGTGGACAAAATGTCAGTTCAAGCTGCAAGAGCTTTTGATAGGTTAGACTTCCTCTgcaagttgtcataattactttaagtctatggaagggagtgagaaacacgagcctcctaggttttctattgaagtcaatgtacccagaggaggacggaaaaaAAGCTGTGCTCCGGCTACACCAATGTGCTACCACGGTggtgttgaggctactgtagaccttcataactgttttaatcagttatttggtgacgtgaatacaatgagtatagttttatctaaaaaggataactttttacgTTTCACTATTTGTTTTTATTAAATTCCCTTTGTCCTCTGAGGAGCCTTCACGGGTTTTGTTATATAAAAAAAGGAAACTGTTCCAACACACATGCTTTTTGTTTCATAGTTGTAACAAATGCACCCGACGAGTACAGTTTATTTTACACttaattatttaattatttatttttttacatttagcctGCAGTAACAAACTAATGGACATTTTTATTATGCTTTTTCAGATATTTACATTTCATTTTCTGTTACCTTAGAGCACTTGTGTCAAACTCCACAGAGGGCCTGCGAGATTTCACGCCTCCCATTTACTTCATCAAtcaaggtcactaattagtaaggaactcctcttacctggttgtctaggttttaATTGGATGggaaaaaccagcagacactaagccctccatggaatgagttggaGACCCCTGCCTTAGTCCATCGAGGCCAGGTTTTTCTAGTTGGATTTATTTAGACTGGTGGCTATTGGTACTCCTTGAAGTCTGACTATTTAAATATGCAAATTATCATTTTGACTCATTGCGCTTTGAGGATGAAATGCTCAGTGTTTGTATTTTATGATATTTATCTCAGGGTACTGCTAGTGTAAAATAGACATATTTAGAAGTCAGGGTGGGACAGGtgggttcaatttaaaaaaaattaagttATTGAAAACTGTCAGATTGACTGCCTTGGCGGTTCTAGTGTTAATGTTTCACTCCATCACCATCCAGAATGGGGTATTATTCCACTGCTAGGCTCTGTAGCATTTGCTGTGATAAATAAGATGCGTGACGACTAAAGAAAATACACATACTGCAATTTCATATCGCAAAATGTAGACCAATAAGTATGACAAGGCAGTTGTATTTACATCGACTGTTGTTTACATTTTTCCGGGACAATTTGACCGACTCcccccaacatttttttttactttcctTTTTGTTTATGGGCCAAAAGCCGGCTATTACCGGTTAATGCAAACCCTTAAACACACACAACTGTGTTGACTAGGAATGTGAGATGAGATCATGCTGTCTTTGTACCAAACTCTGTTTTACCGGGGTGAAAATAAATCTAAATTGTATCATTGTATCAACTAACTTGGGCCCAAAGCTTGTGCTAGTGCACTAGCAACATTATATCAAATATTCTGCCCCCAGTTTCTCtctggacagacacagctgtacattATTTGGATAAGAAGGAATCCGTTAAGCTTGTTATTTCCACCGGGTCAGAGCATTACTTCCCATTTAATGCGGAGTGGTCATCAAAAGGGCGAGAGCTGGAAAGATGTTTCTAATGGGCTacgttgaggaactattgtcattctcaacgGATGttaaaacagactttgtttaacTTGCTGTAAAAATGACTTAATTCACCACCACTAGAGTTTTTTCAATctaaaggcactcgcacatctgagcagtcttttttgcaggtgcatggtaacagttgaacaagatgaaggaaaaaggaaaccgcacactgctcttgatagtatcactgatctttaataagctaccgtctcggcctcacggccttcgtcagagctttacgtatcggcctcacggccttggtcagagctttacgtatcggcctcacggccttggtcagagctttacgtatcggcctcgcGGCCTtggtcagagctttacgtatcgccCTCGCGGCCTtggtcagagctttacgtatcgccCTCGCGGCCTtggtcagagctttacgtatcgccCTCGCGGCCTtggtcagagctttacgtatcggcctcacggccttggtcagagctttacgtatcggcctcacggccttggtcagagctttacgtatcggcctcacggccttggtcagagctttacgtatcggcctcgcGGCCTTGGTCAGAGCTTTACGAATCGCCCTCGCGGCCTtggtcagagctttacgtatcgccCTCGCGGCCTtggtcagagctttacgtatcgccCTCGCGGCCTtggtcagagctttacgtatcgccCTCGCGGCCTTCGTCAGGGCTTTACGTATCGCCCTCGCGGCCTTCGTCAGGGCTTTACGTATCGCCCTCGCGGCCTtggtcagagctttacgtatcgccCTCGCGGCCTTCGTCGAGCCTTGCcctcgtcagagctttacgtatcgccCTCGCGGCCTtggtcagagctttacgtatcgccCTCACGGCCTtggtcagagctttacgtatcgccCTCACGGCCTtggtcagagctttacgtatcgccCTCACGGCCTtggtcagagctttacgtatcgccCTCACGGCCTtggtcagagctttacgtatcgccttcgtcagagctttacgtattgCCCTCACGGCCTtggtcagagctttacgtatcgccCTCGCGGCCTtggtcagagctttacgtatcgccCTCGCGGCCTTCGTCAGGGCTTTACGTATCGCCCTCGCGGCCTTCGTCAGGGCTTTACGTATCGCCCTCGCGGCCTTCGTCAGGGCTTTACGTATCGCCCTCGCGGCCTTCGTCTGAGCTTTACGTAtcgccttcgtcagagctttacgtatcgccctcacggccttcgtcagggCTTTACGTATCGCCCTCGCGGCCTTCGTCAGGGTTTTACGTATCGCCCTCGCGGCCTTCGTCAGGGCTTTTGAGTTAAAttagcacccttatgtagacctagccccacccacatccgttccacaCATGGAAAGGAGTTGGAGGTGAAGGAAAAACAAACAAGTgataccaaatataacaatatcaGAATATTGTGTGTAAATAAGACATATTAAACACGTGATAAATGAAATGGGGTCAGCCCTTGTCACTCACTCTGATTGTTTTCTCTACAGCGACCCGCTCCCTCAGTACATCCGTCCAGCTCCATGCCCAGGGTaagagtctacacacacactctttaagCCCCCTGCCCTGCGTTCGTGACGTCACACACCGTCTACTATATTTTCTTTGTCTGTGTGTCCAGTCCAGACTAAGAGTAAGAAGACATTGGCCAAACCTGGAGTGAAGAACATAGTTCTGGTGGAAGGAGTCAGAACACCGTTCCTTCTCTCAGGAACCACGTAAGGCTGGGAGCATAGGTTTGGTTGGGGTGGGAGGGGTTGAAAAGGTGTGTGTTTCCAGTAAGGCTGGGAGCATAGGTTTGGTTGGGGTGGGAGGGGTTGAAAAGGTGTCTGTGTTCAAAATGTATGTGTTTCCAGATATGCTGATCTGATGCCCCATGACCTTGCCAGAGCAGCTCTACAGTAAGTCATCTCTGTTTAATACACATCATCTCACAACGCCTCTCCATGTGACCTGCTTGTtctgtgtatgtactgacatgtatgtgtaattGATAGATGCTTAACATAACAAATAAAACCAAATGGATGTAAAGTCGTTTTGTAATGTTTTTCCTGTTAGTCGTTGGAAACCCGGTAAGAGTAGCTGTCGCTAATGGGGATCTCCCACTGGTGTGTCTGTGTAGGGGTCTGCTGCATAAAACCAGTCTCcctaaagatgcagtagattacaTAATCTATGGAACCGTCATCCAGGAGGTGAAGACCAGCAACGTGGctagagaggtacacacacacacacacatacacaccaccccCTTCCCTGTCACACGTATGCCGAGTGTCTGAGTGTATAATGTGTTTTCCAGGCTTCGTTGGGAGCAGGCTTCTCTGATAAGATCCCATCTCACACCGTCACCATGGCCTGCATCTCCTCCAACGTCGCTATGACAACAGGTCTGTAATTATAACCACACGTACCGGTCTGTGacttttgtatttattatggatccccattagttcctgtcaaggcagcagctactcttccttgggtttattatggatccccatctgttcctgccaaggtagaagatactcttcctggggtttattatggatccccattagttcctgccaaggcagcagctactcttcctggggtttattattgatccccattagttcctgccaaggcagcagctactcttcaaacgttcatagatgaccagcagggtcctggggtttattattgaCATTAGTTCCTAAGgcacagctactcttcctggggtttattcttcctggggtttattattgatccccattagttcctgccaaggcagcagctactcttcctggggtccagcaacatttaGGCAGCTGTACATTataatacattcataacagatttcacagtACATTGTTCCCTCAGGCATcttctctactaccacatatctacaacaccaaatctgtgtgtctgtttgttgcTTCAGtacctgctgttccataaggtttatttttatatatacactgctcaataaaataaagggaacactaaaataacacatcctagatctgaatgaatgaaatattcttattaaatacttttttccttacatagttgaatgtgctgacaactaaatcacacacaaattattgatAAATTGATAATTTaccaacccatggaggtctggatttggagtcacactcaaaattaaagtggaaaaccacactacaggctgatccaactttgatgtaatgtccttaaaacaagtcaaaatgaggctcagtagtgtgtgtggcctccacgtgcctgtatgacctccctacaacgcctgggcatgctcctgatgaggtggcggatggtctcctgagggatctcccagacctggactaaagcatccgccaactcctggacagtctgtggtgcaatgtggcgttggtggatggagcaagacataatgtcccagatgtgctcaattggattcaggtctggggaacgggcggcccagtccatagcatcaatgccttcctcttgcaggaactgctgacacacactagccacatgaggtctagcattgtcttgcattaggaggaatccagggccaaccgcaccagcatatggtgtcacaaggggtctgaggtacctaatggcagtcaggctacctctggcgagcacatggcgggctgtgcggccccccaaagaaatgccaccccacgactgacccaccgccaaaccggtcatgctggaggatgttgcaggcagcagaacgttctccacggcgtctccagactgtcacgtctgtcacgtgctcagtgtgaacctgctttcatctgtgaagagcacagggcgccagtggtgaatttgccaatcttggtgttctctggcaaatgccaaacgtcctgcacggtgttgggctgtaagcacaacccccacctgtggatgtcgggccctcataccaccctcatggagtctgtttctgaccgtttgagcagacacatgcacatttgtggcctgctggaggcattttgcagggctctggcagtgctcctcctgctcctccttgcacaaaggcggaggtagcggtcctgctgctgggttgttgccctccaacggcctcctccacgtctcctgatgtactggcatgtctcctggtagcgcctccatgctctggacactacgctgacagacacagcaaaccttcttgccacagctcgcattgatgtgccatcctgaatgagctgcactacctgagccacttgtgtgggttgtagactccgtctcatgctaccactagagtgaaagcaccgccagcattcaaaagtgaccaaaacatcagccaggaggCATAGGAAGTGAGAAGTGGTCAccccctgcagaaccactcctttattgggggtgtcttgctaattgcctataatttccacctgttgtctattccatttgcacaacagcatgtgaaatgtattgtcaatcagtgttgcttcctaagtggacagtttgatttcacagaagtgtgattgacttggagttacattgtgttgtttaagtgttccctttattttgagcagtgtattagccatatctaggaaaaccaaagttccaaaggctagGCATAATATAgagtataagaggtcatacaataagttttgtagtgattcatatgttgttgATGTGAAGAATATCTGATCCAGAGAGTGGTGGTTCAGGCTGTGTGCAGGACACAACAGCCAAAGGGACAGAGCTCTGATCCAGATAGTGGTGGTTCAGGCTGTGTGCAGGACACAACAGCCAAAGGGACAGAGCTCTGATCCAGAGAGTGGTGGTTCAGGCTGTGTGCAGGACACAACAGCCAAAGGGACAGAGCTCTGATCCAGATAGTGGTAGTTCAGGCTGTGTGCAGGACACAACAGCCAAAGGGACAGAGCTCTGATCCAGACAGCACGGCCCAGCGGAGGGGGGGCAACAGTGGTCCAGGCAGTTGATTGATTAGGACAGGGAGAGGCAGCTGGAGGGACATCCACATCCATAGAGGGAACACCTAATCCCCCGGCAGAAGACAGCTGGTACAGTGGCTCAAAGTGATGATGGCCACaggtaccggtgtgtgtgtgacgatggCCACaggtaccggtgtgtgtgtgtgacgatggCCACaggtaccggtgtgtgtgtgacgatggCCACaggtaccggtgtgtgtgtgacgatggCCACaggtaccggtgtgtgtgtgacgatggCCACaggtaccggtgtgtgtgtgtgacgatggCCACAGGTACCGGTGTGTGTGACGATGGCCACAGGTACCGGTGTGTGTGACGATGGCCACaggtaccggtgtgtgtgtgacgatggCCACaggtaccggtgtgtgtgtgacgatggCCACaggtaccggtgtgtgtgtgacgatggCCACaggtaccggtgtgtgtgtgacgatggCCACaggtaccggtgtgtgtgtgtgacgatggCCACaggtaccggtgtgtgtgtgtgacgatggCCACaggtaccggtgtgtgtgtgtgacgatggCCACaggtaccggtgtgtgtgtgtgacgatggCCACaggtaccggtgtgtgtgtgtgtgacgatggCCACaggtaccggtgtgtgtgtgtgtgtgacgatggCCACaggtaccggtgtgtgtgtgtgtgtgtgacgatggCCACaggtaccggtgtgtgtgtgtgtgtgtgacgatggCCACaggtaccggtgtgtgtgtgtgtgtgtgacgatggCCACaggtaccggtgtgtgtgtgtgtgtgtgacgatggCCACaggtaccggtgtgtgtgtgtgtgtgtgtgtgacgatggCCACaggtaccggtgtgtgtgtgtgtgtgtgtgtgacgatggCCACaggtaccggtgtgtgtgtgtgtgtgtgacgatggCCACaggtaccggtgtgtgtgtgtgtgtgtgacgatggCCACaggtaccggtgtgtgtgtgtgtgacgatggCCACaggtaccggtgtgtgtgtgtgtgtgtgtgtgtgacgatggCCACAGGTACCGGTGTGTGTGACGATGGCCACAGGTACCGGTGTGTGTGACGATGGCCACaggtaccggtgtgtgtgtgtgtgacgatggCCACaggtaccggtgtgtgtgtgtgacgatggCCACaggtaccggtgtgtgtgtgtgtgtgtgacgatggCCACaggtaccggtgtgtgtgtgtgtgtgacgatggCCACaggtaccggtgtgtgtgtgtgtgacgatggCCACAGGTACCGGTGTGTGACTTGTGTTGTGTGGCTGATCACAGCAGGCCAGTGTGATACGatagtaactgtgtgtgtgttgtaggtgtgGGGCTGATCACAGCAGGCCAGTGTGATACTATAGTAGCTGGAGGGGTGGAGTTTATGTCGGACGTTCCTATTCGTCACAGCAGGAAGATGAGGAAGACCATGTTGGCTCTGAACAGAGCGAAGACCCTCGGACAACGCCTCAGCCTTATAGGCTCTATCAGGATGGCTCATCTCACACCTGaggtgtgtgctgtgtgtttaTAACTTCAGGAAATTAATTTGTTTGTCGTATTTGGGTTTTATACAGAgccttcggaatgtattcagaccccttgactttcttcacattttgttacgttaaagccttattctaaaattgatgacataaataaaaatcctcagcgatctacacacaatatcccataatgacatcacaataccccataataacaaggtGTGAACAGGTTTAGATATTTCAGTAaatctattaaaaataaaaaaacagatccttatttatgtaagtattcagcctgtttgctatgagactcgagctccagtgcatcctgtttccattgatcatccttgagatatttcaacaacttgattggagtccaactgtggtaaattcaactgatttggaaaagcacacacctgtctatgtaaggtctcccagttgacagtgaatatctgagcaaaaaccaagccgtcaggtcgaaggaattgtccgtagagctccatgacagggttgtgtcgaggcacagatatagggaagggtacaaaaaatgtctgctgcgttgaagttccccaagaacagtggcctccatcattctttaatggaagaagtttggaattaCCAAggctcagggaggtgaccaagaacccgacggtcactctgacagagatctagagttcctctgtagagatgggataaccttccagaaggacaaccatctctgcagcactccaccaatcaggcctttatggtagagtggccagacggaatccactcctcagtaaaaggcacatgacagtccgcttgggtCATGAAgaccaagattctctggtctgatgaaactaagattgaactcttggaatgccaagcgtcacatctggaggaaaccaggaaccatctacggtgaagcatggtggtggcagcatcatgctgtggggatgtttttcagcggcagggactgggagactagtccggatcgagggaaagatgaatggagcaaagtacagagatccttgatgaaaacctgctccagagcgctcaggacctcagactggggcgaaggttcaccttccaacaggacaatgaccctatgcacacagccaagacaatgcaggagtggcttcgggacaagtctctgaatgtccttgagtggcccagccagagcccggagttgaacccgatcgaacatctctggagtgacctgaaaatagctgtgcagcgacactccccatccaacctgacagagcttgagaggatctgcagagaagaatgggagaaactccccaaatacaggtgtgccaagcttgcagcgtcatacccaagaagacttgaggctgtaatcactgccaaaggtgcttcaacaaagtactgagtaaagggtatgaatacttatgtaaatgtgatatttcagttttgtagttaaataaataaatacatgtttttttattttatttaaggctgtaacttaacaaagtgtaaaaagtcaaggcgtttgaatacttcctgaaggcactgtatagtgtttttatataatgtgtgtgtttagCTGCCTGCTGTAGCAGAGTTCTCCACGGCAGAGACGATGGGTCACAGTGCAGACCGTCTTGCTGCAGCGTTCGGAGTGACTCGGCTGGAGCAGGATGAGTTCGCTCTACGATCACACACACTAGCCAAACAGGCTCAGGATGCAGGACTCCTCAGTGACGTCATCAGCTTCAAGGTGCCAGGTAACCATGTTGACACATGGTGGTTTTAGGGTGTTGGAGAGCCTAGTGACCAGAGGATTAGTTAGTCGAGTTTTAGACCAGTGACCAGAGGATTAGTTAGTCGAGTTTTAGACCAGTGACCAGCGGGTTAGTTAGTCCATCATGCCAGTGGTTACCAAATTGTTAAAATGCACATGGTGCAATTTCTAAATTGGGTTGGGGTGTTTCCCAATGATGGAAGGGGAGACCTAAGTAAAAATGTTTGGCAACCCCTGCATCAAACAGAGCATTCTATGACTGCGATGATGATCACaaatatt
Encoded here:
- the LOC139407450 gene encoding trifunctional enzyme subunit beta, mitochondrial, which codes for MASMLMNSLRCCPPVNPAWAVQYATRSLSTSVQLHAQVQTKSKKTLAKPGVKNIVLVEGVRTPFLLSGTTYADLMPHDLARAALQGLLHKTSLPKDAVDYIIYGTVIQEVKTSNVAREASLGAGFSDKIPSHTVTMACISSNVAMTTGVGLITAGQCDTIVAGGVEFMSDVPIRHSRKMRKTMLALNRAKTLGQRLSLIGSIRMAHLTPELPAVAEFSTAETMGHSADRLAAAFGVTRLEQDEFALRSHTLAKQAQDAGLLSDVISFKVPGRDTVAKDNGIRPSSMDQLAKLKPAFIKPHGTVTAANSSFLTDGASAVLIMSEEKALAMGYKPKAYLRDFVFVSQDPKDQLLLGPAYGTPKVLARAGLTMDDIDVFEFHEAFAGQIMANLKALDSDWFAQTYMGRKAKVGAPAMEKFNLWGGSLSLGHPFGATGCRLVTTVAHRLLKEGGQYGLVAACAAGGQGHAMVIEAYPQ